Within the Alteromonas sp. M12 genome, the region GGTGGCGGTTTAGATACCTTCTATGGCCTAAAGGCCATGCTACAAAAAAAGCGGTGATGCATTTTACTCGGTGATTCTTGTAGGTGGAGGCTTTAGCCCCGCGTTTGTTGTTCGGTGTCCATGGCCTAAAGGCCATGCTACAGGTGGCGGTTTAGATACCTTCTATGGCCTAAAGGCCATGCTACAAAAAAGCGGTGATGCATTTTATTCGGTCATTCGTGTAGGCGGTGGCTTTAGCCCCGCGGTTGTTGTTCGGTGTCCATGGCCTAAAGGCCATGCTACAGGTGGCGGTTTAGATACCTTCTATGGCCTAAAGGCCATGCTACAAAAAAGCGGTGATGCATTTTATTCGGTCATTCTTGTAGGTGGTGGCTTTAGCCCCGCGTTTGTTGTTCGGTGTCCATGGCCTAAAGGCCATGCTACAGGTGGCGGTTTAGATACCTTCTATAGCCTAAAGGCCATGCTACAAAAAAGCGGTGATGCATTTTACTCGGTCATTCTTGTAGGTGGAGGCTTTAGCCCCGCGGTTGTTGTTTGCTGTCCATGGCCTAAAGGCCATGCTACAAAAAAGCGGTGATGCATTTTATTCGGTCATTCTTGTAGGTGGAGGCTTTAGCCCCGCGGTTTTTATTGTCTTTTAAATGCTATAAAAAGTGTTTTTATAAATTTTTGTTGTTTGCTGTTCGGCACCTCTATATTACTAAAATCAATTACCAATCCACTGAATCAAACTTCTTGTTATTAGATGTTGTTGGGGAAACAATTTAAGGGGAGGGATTGATTAAACTTATTTGTTGATAATATCACCTTTTATTTTCCTGTCTTATCAATTGCTTACTTTTTAAATTATTCTAAGATTATTATTAAAAGTGTTTTTTACTCGTTTTATGAGGTTTTCAGTTTCCACAAAATATTTCATTTTGAACTCGTAACTGATTGATAAATATCAAATTGCAGGGGGGATTATTAGGCTAAAACAAATGTTTGTAGGTTATAATGTTATATGTTAATGTCATTCTGTGGTTGGGTCATTATTGAGCATTTTGGCTAAGCTGTGTAATAACTTAGTGCTTCATTTAAGAGGCGCAAATTAAATTAAATTACTAATTATAATAATAAATATCTGCACCGGGGATCTAATATGAGTATAACATTTAAAGTTACAGCCTTATCTTTAGCCATTGCTTCTGTGATGAGCTCATCAGTTGTTTCACAAGCAAACGCACAAGAAGTTACAAACGATGAGAGCGGTCTTGAAGTCATCATGGTTACTTCACGAAAAGCTGTCGAATCTATTCAAGATGTGCCTTTAGCAATCAGTGCGTTTAGTGCCGAAGACATTGCCAAACGAAGCATCGAAGAACTAGAAGATGTCGCCATGTCTACACCTGGTTTGTCTTTTGAAGATTATTCCAATGGCGGTTACGGTACTCCCATTATTCGTGGTGCAAGCCAATTTTCCGTAGACCAACTTGAACAAAACGTTTCCACCTTCGTTGACGGCGTGTATATCCCTAGAAATTATGCACTTGATTTAGGTGCAATGGACATGGAACGTATCGAAGTCGTAAAAGGACCCCAAGGCGCATTATATGGTGCAAACTCATTCATGGGGGCTATTAATTACATTACTTCTAAAGCTGATTTAGGCGGCCTGACTGGTGAAGTCGGTTTGGTGGTAGGTGATGGCGGTCGTCGTGATATTACCGGTAACATTAGCGTGCCAATCATTGAAGACAAGCTAGCCGTTAAATTCAATTTCACCAACAGTGACTATGATGGTGATTGGACAAATTCACATCCAGCAGCACAAGCCGGTGTCAGTCCAGGTACTGATGATAGCTTGGGTGGTTGGGATAAAAAGACCTACAGCATTTCTTTAGTGGCAAAACCTACCGAAACTGTTGATATTGAAATGGCCTATCATTCTTTTGACTCTTTTACTGAGGGTAAAGCACAATCTCGTTTAGAAATTGGTGATTATAATTGTGGTGGTAGTTTATTTGGTGGTCCAGTTCGAGGTTATTGTGGTGAGTTGCCTGATACCCCCCTTGAATTTGGTACTGATACCGAAACCGGTTTTTTGATTGACCCTAGAACCTATGCTTTAGACTCCGAAACTGAAATTTTTAGAGCTTCGATTTCAGCCGAGCTGACCAATAACTTTAGCGTTTCATATCAATTTGCCAATATTCAAGGTGAAACCATGAGTGCGGGTATTTCTGATAGATCGCCCCTTACCGGCACCGATTTGACACCTTTTGGTATTCCAGCATTCCTGAATGCATTTACCGTTTTACCTGTAGGTGGCTTTGACTATGATTCTCATGAGTTGAGAGCTGAATACACTGCTGACAATGGTGTG harbors:
- a CDS encoding TonB-dependent receptor, which codes for MSITFKVTALSLAIASVMSSSVVSQANAQEVTNDESGLEVIMVTSRKAVESIQDVPLAISAFSAEDIAKRSIEELEDVAMSTPGLSFEDYSNGGYGTPIIRGASQFSVDQLEQNVSTFVDGVYIPRNYALDLGAMDMERIEVVKGPQGALYGANSFMGAINYITSKADLGGLTGEVGLVVGDGGRRDITGNISVPIIEDKLAVKFNFTNSDYDGDWTNSHPAAQAGVSPGTDDSLGGWDKKTYSISLVAKPTETVDIEMAYHSFDSFTEGKAQSRLEIGDYNCGGSLFGGPVRGYCGELPDTPLEFGTDTETGFLIDPRTYALDSETEIFRASISAELTNNFSVSYQFANIQGETMSAGISDRSPLTGTDLTPFGIPAFLNAFTVLPVGGFDYDSHELRAEYTADNGVYAMFGVYSSDGEDRDTGQTGYYAPLYTDNLDPITEDSLDPDSRNNNITITEATALFGRVAVPLMDDKLVLAVEGRYTDETKKQNITYIDESTADDYEDSYFTPRFTADYSINKNQLVYFSAAQGVKSGGLNPEISGGLEDSEKVYQADENTTYEIGSKNTILDGDLRINAAVYYIDWTELQVSQAAINGGFFTTSIVGNLGSATSKGLEMDVTYALTDAITVNAGLALNNAKYDDGTISQRLARAAICDDIVCAANGDIGGNSLPRSSDTQWNIGAQYDGEFNDNLEYFVRADLTGQSEQYMSEANIATLPSRRLLNLRGGVTGENWSAELWVKNATDEEYVSNAFYIPSAFFVSIVPTWGNQRRIGVSAEYRF